Proteins from one Oscillatoria nigro-viridis PCC 7112 genomic window:
- a CDS encoding hemolysin family protein, translating to MSPSTDILIVLLLIFLNGLFVMSEMAIISVRKVRLQQMANQGSANARVALDLANAPNQFLPTVQIGITMLAILSGAFGETTIAKRIEPLLRLIPALAPYSQTIASVVAVLTITYLTLIIGELVPKRLALNNPEPIASSVAIPMRMLSKIGAPAVYLLSYSTDLVMRLMRISPSTEPQVTEEEIKVLIEQGTEAGTFEEAEQDMVERVFRLGDRRVSALMTPRPDLTWLDLDDSVEENRQKMLGSGHSRFPVCQGGLDNVVGLVHVTDLLSRTLTGQPLDLSASLRRPLFVPESTRGLKVLELFKQSSNQIALVVDEYGVIQGLVTVNDILVELVGDFPSIEDADEPEAVQREDGSWLLDGMLPVEDFFELFGIEELSAENKGSYHTMGGFVITNLGKIPTAAEHFEWNGLRVEVIDMDGNRVDKILVMPIDSAGDRSRTEPKT from the coding sequence ATGTCCCCAAGTACCGATATTCTGATTGTTCTCCTGCTAATTTTCCTCAATGGCTTGTTTGTGATGTCAGAGATGGCCATCATCTCTGTACGGAAGGTGAGACTGCAACAGATGGCCAACCAAGGTTCAGCCAATGCCCGCGTAGCCTTGGATCTGGCTAATGCCCCCAATCAGTTCTTGCCGACAGTTCAAATCGGGATTACGATGCTGGCCATTCTGTCGGGCGCTTTCGGAGAAACGACAATTGCTAAAAGGATAGAGCCTTTGTTGCGGCTGATTCCAGCCCTCGCGCCCTATTCTCAGACGATCGCCTCAGTAGTAGCAGTTTTAACCATCACTTATCTGACCTTAATTATCGGCGAACTCGTGCCAAAGCGGCTGGCGCTCAACAACCCGGAGCCGATCGCCTCAAGCGTAGCAATTCCCATGCGAATGCTCTCAAAAATTGGCGCTCCTGCGGTTTATCTGTTAAGTTATTCCACTGACTTAGTGATGCGGCTGATGAGGATATCGCCCTCGACAGAACCGCAAGTTACAGAAGAGGAAATTAAAGTTTTAATCGAGCAAGGAACAGAAGCCGGAACCTTTGAAGAAGCCGAACAAGATATGGTGGAAAGAGTGTTTCGTTTGGGCGATCGGCGAGTCAGCGCCTTAATGACCCCGCGTCCCGATCTTACCTGGCTCGACCTCGACGATTCAGTGGAAGAAAACCGCCAAAAAATGCTCGGCAGCGGTCATTCTCGGTTTCCCGTGTGTCAGGGAGGACTCGACAACGTTGTCGGTTTAGTACACGTTACTGATTTGCTGTCTCGGACTTTAACTGGTCAACCCCTAGATTTAAGCGCTTCTTTACGACGACCGTTATTTGTACCGGAAAGCACGCGGGGTTTAAAAGTATTAGAACTTTTCAAACAATCTAGCAATCAAATTGCCTTGGTAGTAGACGAATACGGCGTCATTCAAGGATTGGTTACAGTCAACGACATTTTAGTCGAACTCGTTGGCGACTTTCCCTCGATTGAAGATGCTGACGAGCCGGAAGCCGTGCAGCGCGAAGACGGTTCTTGGCTGTTAGACGGAATGCTACCAGTCGAAGATTTTTTTGAGCTGTTTGGAATCGAAGAATTGTCAGCCGAAAACAAAGGAAGTTACCACACAATGGGCGGCTTTGTGATTACAAATTTGGGCAAAATTCCCACAGCAGCCGAGCATTTTGAGTGGAACGGTTTGCGCGTGGAAGTAATCGATATGGACGGGAACCGAGTTGATAAAATCTTGGTAATGCCGATCGACTCAGCGGGCGATCGATCTAGAACCGAACCAAAAACCTAA
- the mfd gene encoding transcription-repair coupling factor yields MTFSSIIRTLGRSPLATELLNKLKRHRCLQLSGIARLPKGLVASALAQQEGRNLLAVTATLEEAGRWVASLEAMGWQTVHFYPTSEASPYELSYSDENEMTWGQMQVLADLVDKEEKTANQSKPIAIVATERALQSHLPPPAAFEPYCLTLKRGAVQDSKILDRQLVSMGYDRVTLVEMEGQWSRRGDIVDVFPVAAELPVRLEWFGDDLEQIREFDPSSQRSLDKVDRLVLTPTNFNTIIKAVLSEKKLAQINHLVSFDPENEAENEAEKFVRRLLGLAFEKPASLLDYLPENTLVVVDEPQGCEAHSDRWFENAQEQWNNCNRESAVAGAETENLPIANLKVPKIHRTFAESMADVAAFDRLELSELAEYSTAKKTQGSAEGDQLPSAINLASRAVPVMPHQFAKLSQMLREERDRGFTIFLVSAQPSRSVSLLSEHDCPAQFVVNPRDYLAIDKLQLQHVPVALKYSGLAELEGFILPTFRIVLITDREFYGQHSLATFSYVRKRRRAASKQVDPNKLSPGDYVVHRQHGVGKFIKLERLTIDRETREYLLIQYADGTLRVAADQLGALSRFRTVGDKVPDLNKLTGQTWEKTKTKVRKAVKKLAVDLLNLYAKRAKQTGYAFPPDMPWQQELEDSFPYQPTPDQLKATQDVKRDMEGDRPMDRLVCGDVGFGKTEVALRAIFKAVTAGKQVALLAPTTILTQQHYHTLSERFSPYPIEVGLLNRFRTETERREIHKRLATGELDVIVGTQAVLSKAIKFRDLGLLVVDEEQRFGVKQKEAIKALKTEVDVLTLTATPIPRTLYMSLSGIREMSLISTPPPSRRPIQTHLAPYNPETVRSAIRQELDRGGQVFYVVPRIEGIDELAVQLQEMVPSARIAIAHGQMEASELESIMLTFSAAEFDILVCTTIIESGLDIPRVNTILIEDAQKFGLGQLYQLRGRVGRAGIQAHAWLFYPKQNQLSDAARQRLRAIQEFAQLGSGYQLAVRDMEIRGSGDVLGTEQSGQMEAIGFDLYAEMLEEAIREIKGQEIPKVEDAQIDLTLTAFIPADYIADLDQKMSAYRSVASANTPEELQQIQADWCDRYGSIPLPAQQLIRVVELKQIAKKIGFSRIKPENKQHIVLETAMEEPAWNLLKANLPEHLRSRFVYSKGKVTIRGMAVLTAQKQLDNLIDWLGKMQGALPEANV; encoded by the coding sequence ATGACTTTCTCTTCAATAATTCGTACCCTGGGGCGATCGCCCCTAGCAACAGAACTTCTCAACAAGCTCAAACGCCATCGCTGCTTGCAACTGTCCGGCATCGCCCGCTTGCCTAAAGGTTTAGTAGCTTCCGCCCTCGCACAGCAAGAGGGGCGAAACTTATTGGCCGTGACGGCTACTTTAGAAGAAGCCGGTCGCTGGGTGGCTTCTTTAGAGGCGATGGGCTGGCAAACCGTACATTTTTACCCGACTTCGGAGGCTTCGCCCTACGAGCTATCTTACTCCGACGAGAATGAAATGACGTGGGGGCAAATGCAGGTGCTGGCGGATTTGGTGGATAAGGAAGAAAAAACCGCCAATCAGTCGAAGCCGATCGCGATTGTAGCTACCGAAAGAGCTCTCCAGTCTCACTTGCCGCCGCCTGCTGCTTTTGAACCCTACTGTCTGACGCTGAAGCGAGGTGCGGTTCAAGACTCGAAGATACTTGACCGCCAACTGGTGTCGATGGGGTACGATCGAGTGACTTTGGTGGAAATGGAGGGCCAGTGGAGTCGCCGGGGCGATATTGTCGATGTATTTCCGGTAGCGGCGGAGTTGCCGGTGCGGCTGGAATGGTTCGGAGATGATTTGGAGCAAATTCGGGAGTTTGACCCGTCTTCGCAGCGATCGCTCGATAAGGTCGATCGATTAGTTTTAACTCCTACTAATTTTAACACAATTATTAAAGCAGTTTTATCTGAAAAAAAACTCGCTCAAATCAACCACCTAGTCTCTTTTGACCCCGAAAATGAAGCCGAAAATGAAGCGGAAAAATTTGTCCGCAGGCTGTTAGGTTTAGCGTTTGAAAAACCTGCATCTTTGTTGGATTATTTGCCCGAAAATACTTTGGTTGTTGTTGACGAACCCCAAGGGTGCGAAGCTCACAGCGACCGCTGGTTTGAGAATGCACAGGAACAGTGGAATAATTGCAATCGGGAATCTGCCGTTGCTGGTGCGGAAACAGAAAATCTGCCAATTGCTAATTTGAAAGTTCCGAAAATTCACCGCACTTTTGCTGAATCTATGGCAGATGTCGCAGCTTTCGACAGGCTAGAACTTTCAGAATTGGCAGAATATTCTACCGCTAAAAAAACTCAAGGCTCTGCAGAGGGCGACCAGCTACCGTCTGCGATTAATTTGGCTTCTCGGGCTGTGCCGGTGATGCCTCACCAATTTGCTAAGCTGTCTCAAATGCTCAGGGAAGAGCGCGATCGGGGTTTTACCATTTTTCTGGTTTCTGCTCAACCGAGCCGATCGGTTTCTCTGCTTTCGGAACACGACTGTCCGGCTCAGTTTGTGGTGAATCCGCGCGATTATTTGGCGATCGACAAGTTGCAATTGCAGCACGTTCCGGTTGCTTTGAAGTACAGCGGGCTGGCAGAATTGGAAGGGTTTATTCTGCCGACTTTTCGGATTGTTTTAATTACCGATCGGGAATTTTACGGTCAGCATTCTCTCGCTACTTTTAGCTACGTCCGCAAGCGCCGCCGCGCTGCTTCTAAGCAAGTAGACCCGAATAAATTAAGCCCTGGTGATTATGTGGTTCACCGCCAGCACGGAGTGGGCAAATTTATCAAGTTGGAACGCTTGACGATCGATCGGGAAACTCGCGAGTATTTATTGATTCAATACGCTGACGGTACTCTGAGGGTGGCGGCAGATCAGTTGGGGGCTTTGTCGCGGTTTCGGACTGTAGGCGATAAAGTACCGGATTTAAACAAGCTGACAGGTCAAACTTGGGAAAAAACTAAAACTAAGGTTCGCAAAGCTGTTAAGAAATTGGCAGTGGATTTGCTGAATCTTTATGCTAAAAGAGCTAAACAAACAGGTTATGCTTTTCCTCCCGATATGCCTTGGCAACAAGAATTAGAGGATTCTTTTCCTTACCAGCCAACCCCGGATCAGTTGAAGGCAACTCAGGATGTGAAACGCGACATGGAGGGCGATCGACCGATGGATCGTTTGGTCTGCGGCGATGTCGGTTTTGGCAAGACAGAAGTGGCTCTGAGAGCGATTTTTAAGGCGGTTACGGCGGGCAAGCAGGTGGCTTTGCTCGCGCCGACGACGATTTTGACCCAACAGCACTATCACACGCTCTCGGAGCGTTTTTCCCCTTATCCGATCGAAGTTGGTTTGCTCAATCGCTTTCGCACTGAAACCGAGCGCCGGGAGATTCACAAGCGTTTGGCGACTGGGGAATTAGATGTGATTGTCGGTACTCAAGCTGTTTTGAGCAAAGCGATTAAATTTCGCGATTTGGGCTTGTTGGTGGTGGATGAAGAACAGCGGTTTGGAGTTAAGCAAAAGGAAGCGATTAAAGCTCTCAAAACAGAGGTAGATGTTCTGACTCTGACAGCAACCCCGATCCCCCGGACTTTGTATATGTCGCTGTCGGGGATTCGCGAGATGAGTTTGATTTCGACTCCGCCTCCTTCCAGGCGCCCGATTCAGACGCATTTGGCTCCCTACAACCCGGAAACGGTGCGATCGGCAATTCGTCAAGAATTGGACAGGGGCGGTCAGGTTTTTTACGTGGTGCCGCGGATTGAGGGGATTGATGAGTTGGCCGTTCAGTTGCAGGAGATGGTTCCGTCTGCCAGAATTGCGATCGCCCACGGTCAAATGGAGGCGTCGGAACTAGAATCAATCATGCTGACTTTCAGTGCGGCGGAATTTGATATTTTGGTGTGCACGACAATTATTGAGTCGGGTTTGGATATTCCGCGAGTCAATACTATTTTAATTGAAGACGCGCAGAAGTTTGGTTTGGGTCAGCTTTACCAGTTGCGGGGACGGGTGGGACGCGCGGGGATTCAAGCTCATGCTTGGCTGTTTTATCCCAAGCAGAACCAACTGTCTGATGCTGCAAGGCAGCGGCTGCGGGCAATTCAAGAGTTTGCCCAGTTGGGTTCGGGCTATCAGTTGGCTGTCCGAGATATGGAAATTCGCGGTTCGGGTGATGTTTTGGGTACTGAACAATCTGGTCAGATGGAGGCGATCGGTTTTGATTTGTATGCTGAAATGTTAGAGGAAGCTATTCGGGAAATTAAGGGTCAGGAAATTCCGAAAGTTGAGGACGCGCAAATTGACCTCACTTTGACGGCGTTTATTCCTGCAGATTACATCGCAGATTTGGATCAAAAGATGAGCGCTTACCGGTCTGTGGCTTCTGCTAATACCCCTGAAGAATTACAGCAGATTCAGGCTGATTGGTGCGATCGTTATGGGTCAATTCCTCTGCCAGCCCAGCAACTTATCCGTGTTGTCGAACTCAAACAAATTGCTAAAAAAATCGGTTTTTCTCGGATCAAACCGGAGAATAAGCAGCACATAGTTTTGGAAACT